Proteins encoded in a region of the Sphingomonas jaspsi DSM 18422 genome:
- the surE gene encoding 5'/3'-nucleotidase SurE, with protein sequence MRILLTNDDGINAPGFAVLERIASALSDDVWAVAPADEQSGAGHSLTLTRPIRLRKLGDKRFAVTGTPTDSVMMALAHIMKESPPDLILSGVNRGANLAEDVTYSGTVSAAMEGALAGIRSIALSQLYPREAMGDAVPFDAAMAWGERVIRAILETPHEKGVLVNVNFPAATPDCVAGVRVCRQGMRDYGRLTVTERRDPRGYRYYWFGLAATVQTPAHMTDLEAVADGYIAVTPLQLDLTHDGGMSDLQASLGRIAG encoded by the coding sequence ATGCGCATCCTGCTTACCAACGACGACGGAATCAACGCACCGGGCTTCGCCGTCCTTGAACGGATTGCGTCCGCACTATCCGATGACGTGTGGGCGGTCGCGCCGGCGGACGAGCAATCGGGAGCGGGCCATTCCCTGACCCTCACCCGGCCGATCCGGCTGAGAAAACTCGGCGACAAGCGATTTGCCGTCACCGGCACGCCGACCGATTCCGTGATGATGGCGCTCGCCCACATCATGAAGGAGAGTCCGCCCGACTTAATCCTGTCCGGGGTAAATCGCGGCGCCAACCTGGCCGAGGACGTGACCTATTCGGGCACGGTATCCGCCGCGATGGAAGGGGCGCTGGCCGGCATCCGGTCGATCGCCCTCAGCCAGCTTTATCCCCGGGAAGCGATGGGCGATGCCGTTCCCTTCGACGCGGCAATGGCATGGGGAGAGCGTGTCATAAGAGCGATTCTTGAGACGCCGCATGAAAAGGGCGTCTTGGTCAACGTCAACTTCCCGGCCGCCACGCCTGACTGCGTCGCAGGCGTTCGCGTTTGCCGCCAGGGCATGCGCGATTATGGGCGTCTGACGGTCACCGAGCGACGCGATCCGCGCGGCTATCGTTATTATTGGTTCGGCCTTGCCGCCACGGTGCAAACCCCGGCCCACATGACCGATTTGGAAGCAGTGGCCGACGGCTACATCGCGGTCACTCCGCTCCAGCTCGATCTGACCCACGACGGCGGAATGTCTGACCTTCAGGCATCGTTGGGGCGGATTGCCGGATGA
- a CDS encoding ATP-binding cassette domain-containing protein, producing the protein MTNRAWRLLSALPANRRIDVAVALLLMCLCAVADAASVATLAGLLSALTVGGGGAGHSALAFGSVIGLSGVLRAITAFATQRVGHLASRDLIKEAHRKWLDQPYVFHLQEHSARLLATPERIEQAIFGLFLPVLQSISALLSMIAIVAILLAIDAAAALFVFISLAGTFSLIGFGLHRQLSRSGGQANRAYEDRVRALQDSQGAIRDIILDGAQQAYGRRLGQAGDEVAQNGIVTSVANLVPRQLVETGAILAMLAVTLLWSDRDGGIIGAIPTLGALALAGQRLMPSAQILFQGWTASTMAQSMADEALSLTELPASVAEPASAVRFARSIELHSVSFAYPASSTAELQDISLTIRKGERLVIKGPSGAGKSTLADLLMGLLRPSCGSISVDGVEASAQRLQRMASHVPQSPYFADEPLLAAIAGSRPVDIAKMRQAIGFSGLSLLVDRLEGGLDTRLGEDGVRLSGGERQRLALARAIYRDAPLLVLDEATSAVDDETEQTILDGLDRLQEAGKTIVVIAHRGGMLSRGGIHVTLDHGRLVPTSVEGAPRLEHQD; encoded by the coding sequence ATGACGAACCGCGCCTGGCGACTGCTGAGCGCACTTCCCGCCAATCGTCGTATCGACGTTGCGGTCGCGCTCTTGCTGATGTGCCTGTGCGCCGTCGCCGACGCCGCCTCGGTCGCCACGCTTGCCGGGTTGCTGTCGGCGCTCACCGTCGGCGGTGGCGGCGCCGGGCATAGCGCACTGGCGTTCGGGTCGGTCATCGGGCTGTCAGGAGTGTTGCGGGCGATTACCGCCTTTGCCACCCAGCGCGTCGGGCATCTCGCGAGCCGCGATCTGATCAAGGAGGCGCACCGCAAATGGCTCGACCAGCCCTACGTCTTTCACCTGCAGGAACATTCGGCCCGGCTGCTGGCGACGCCCGAGCGGATCGAACAGGCGATCTTCGGCCTCTTCCTCCCGGTCCTGCAGTCGATATCGGCGTTGCTGTCGATGATCGCCATCGTGGCCATCCTTCTCGCGATCGACGCCGCCGCAGCGCTGTTCGTTTTCATTTCACTGGCAGGAACTTTCAGTTTGATCGGTTTCGGCCTTCACCGCCAACTTTCACGCAGCGGCGGTCAAGCCAATCGCGCCTACGAGGATCGAGTTCGCGCGTTGCAGGACAGCCAAGGCGCCATTCGGGACATCATTCTCGACGGCGCGCAGCAAGCCTACGGTCGCCGCCTTGGACAGGCCGGCGATGAAGTTGCGCAAAACGGCATCGTTACGTCGGTCGCCAACCTGGTCCCGCGGCAATTGGTCGAAACAGGCGCGATCCTGGCGATGCTGGCGGTCACCCTGCTGTGGAGCGACCGCGACGGCGGGATTATTGGTGCGATTCCTACGCTTGGCGCGCTCGCGCTGGCCGGCCAACGGCTGATGCCGTCCGCGCAAATCTTGTTCCAGGGCTGGACGGCCTCGACCATGGCGCAGTCGATGGCCGACGAGGCGTTATCGCTGACCGAACTGCCTGCATCGGTGGCTGAGCCAGCATCGGCGGTACGGTTCGCGCGGTCGATCGAGCTTCATTCGGTCAGCTTTGCCTACCCCGCCTCGTCGACGGCAGAATTGCAGGACATCTCGCTCACGATCCGAAAAGGAGAGCGACTGGTGATCAAGGGGCCGTCGGGGGCAGGCAAGTCGACGCTTGCAGACCTGCTGATGGGCTTGCTCAGACCTTCTTGCGGAAGCATCAGCGTGGACGGTGTAGAGGCGTCGGCACAGCGACTGCAGCGAATGGCGTCACATGTGCCGCAGTCCCCTTATTTTGCCGACGAGCCCTTGCTCGCAGCGATTGCCGGATCTCGACCCGTCGACATTGCAAAGATGCGCCAGGCGATTGGTTTTTCCGGTCTTTCGCTCCTTGTCGACCGGCTGGAAGGCGGCCTGGACACCAGACTGGGCGAAGATGGCGTGCGACTGTCCGGCGGCGAGCGGCAGCGACTAGCGCTGGCCCGGGCCATCTACCGCGATGCACCGCTGCTGGTGCTCGACGAGGCGACCAGTGCGGTCGATGACGAGACAGAACAGACGATCCTCGACGGCCTCGACCGGCTGCAGGAAGCCGGCAAGACCATCGTGGTCATCGCTCACCGCGGCGGCATGCTGTCGCGCGGCGGTATCCATGTGACCTTGGACCATGGTCGGCTCGTCCCGACGTCAGTCGAGGGCGCGCCACGCCTCGAACATCAGGATTGA
- the asnB gene encoding asparagine synthase (glutamine-hydrolyzing) produces the protein MCGIAGIWGGGSRDERLANAMATSLRHRGPDDAGRWIDEAADLALLHRRLSIVDLSPLGHQPMLSADGRWAIAYNGEIYNHAELRHRLEQAGAAPVGGWRGHSDTETLLQAIAALGLDRALDQAVGMFAIALWDRKLRQLHLIRDRFGEKPLYYGWLGKDFIFASELKAFKQHAHFNAAIDEGAMVAYLASTVIPAPMTIYRGLHKLMPGTILTLKDAARPADWSAPTPGTSGRTFECRRYWDYPAVVEKGAAEPYQTHVESFQALDDALSAAVDGQRVADVPIGAFLSGGVDSSTIAALYQHRATRPISTFTIGFSEPAFDESPFARAVARHLKTDHHELIITPSQARDVIPSLPAIYDEPFADSSQIPTYLVSRFARQSVTVALSGDGGDELFAGYNRHVIGAKFWRRVAGWPAWLRKGGGGIVDALPSAFWSSAPGLGPRSPAFVQKLRKGARVLQRSDTLADVYASFVDEWYGEATPLRSGARWRPDLPSLPNRVDEAAQMACWDAMTYLPDDILTKVDRASMAVSLETRAPFLDHRVAEVAARIPASMKVDRRGGKAILRDLLAKHVPTSLFDRPKTGFGIPVGDWIKGPLREWAEELLDDNRLETGGVFDPVIVRKRWADHLAGRRDSTAALWSILMFEAWRALD, from the coding sequence CCTGTCTCCGCTCGGTCATCAGCCGATGCTGTCCGCCGATGGTCGATGGGCGATCGCCTATAATGGCGAAATCTATAATCATGCCGAACTGCGCCATCGCCTCGAGCAGGCGGGAGCGGCGCCGGTCGGTGGGTGGCGCGGTCATTCGGATACGGAAACGCTATTGCAGGCCATCGCAGCGCTGGGCCTGGACCGCGCACTCGACCAGGCTGTGGGAATGTTCGCGATCGCACTGTGGGATCGCAAGTTACGCCAGTTGCACCTCATCCGCGACCGTTTCGGGGAAAAACCGCTATATTACGGATGGTTGGGCAAAGACTTTATTTTTGCGTCGGAATTAAAGGCGTTCAAGCAGCACGCCCATTTTAACGCGGCCATCGATGAGGGAGCGATGGTGGCCTATCTCGCGTCGACGGTGATCCCGGCGCCGATGACCATCTACCGCGGGCTGCACAAGCTGATGCCGGGCACGATCCTGACGCTGAAGGACGCAGCACGGCCCGCCGATTGGAGCGCCCCCACACCCGGGACATCGGGGCGCACGTTCGAATGTCGCCGCTATTGGGATTATCCGGCTGTTGTCGAAAAAGGGGCGGCCGAGCCGTACCAGACACACGTCGAGTCATTCCAGGCCCTCGACGACGCGCTGAGCGCAGCGGTCGACGGGCAAAGGGTGGCGGACGTTCCGATCGGCGCCTTCCTGTCAGGGGGCGTAGACAGTTCGACGATCGCGGCGCTGTACCAGCATCGTGCAACCCGGCCGATTTCGACTTTCACCATCGGATTCAGCGAACCGGCATTCGACGAATCGCCATTCGCGCGCGCCGTGGCCAGGCATCTCAAGACCGATCATCACGAACTGATCATCACGCCGTCGCAGGCGCGGGACGTCATTCCATCGCTACCCGCCATTTACGACGAACCTTTTGCCGACAGTTCGCAGATTCCGACCTACCTCGTCAGCCGGTTCGCGCGGCAATCGGTGACGGTTGCGCTAAGCGGCGACGGCGGGGACGAATTGTTCGCGGGATACAATCGCCACGTGATCGGGGCAAAGTTCTGGCGGCGCGTGGCGGGCTGGCCGGCATGGCTGCGCAAAGGCGGCGGAGGGATCGTCGATGCGCTGCCGTCTGCCTTCTGGTCCAGCGCGCCGGGACTGGGGCCGCGCAGCCCGGCATTCGTCCAGAAGCTGCGCAAGGGCGCGCGCGTGCTGCAACGGTCCGATACGCTCGCCGACGTCTATGCCAGCTTCGTCGACGAATGGTATGGCGAGGCGACCCCGTTGCGCAGCGGCGCACGATGGCGGCCTGACCTGCCCAGCTTGCCGAACCGAGTGGACGAAGCGGCGCAGATGGCCTGCTGGGATGCCATGACCTATCTGCCCGACGACATCCTGACCAAGGTCGATCGGGCGTCGATGGCCGTCAGCCTCGAAACGCGCGCACCGTTCCTCGATCATCGCGTAGCAGAAGTCGCCGCCCGCATACCGGCATCGATGAAGGTCGATCGGCGCGGCGGGAAGGCGATCCTGCGCGACCTCCTTGCCAAGCATGTTCCGACTTCGCTCTTCGATCGGCCGAAGACCGGCTTCGGCATCCCGGTCGGCGATTGGATAAAGGGGCCATTGCGGGAATGGGCGGAAGAGCTTCTGGACGATAACCGCCTTGAAACGGGCGGTGTGTTCGATCCGGTCATCGTCCGCAAGCGCTGGGCCGACCATCTCGCCGGACGACGCGATTCCACTGCGGCCTTATGGTCAATCCTGATGTTCGAGGCGTGGCGCGCCCTCGACTGA